A region of the Bryobacteraceae bacterium genome:
TCATCGGCACGAATCTGAGCCATAGGTCTGTTCCTGTCCTGTCAGCCTGCGTCAACTTCCGCTGGCGAGCCGCCGCCGCAACGCCTCCAGATGGCCGCGCACGGAGCCGTCGAAGACCGACGAGCCCACCTTTACGACAACGCCGCCGAGCAGCGAGTCATCCACGAGGTAACCGCAGCGCACCTGCCCGCCGGTGACGGCGGCGAGCTTCGCCTCGAGCGCCCGTTTCTGCGCGTCCGTGGCGGGCAGCGCCGTGCGAACTTCGGCGCGGACAATACCTTCGGCCTCGTCGAGCAGCGCCTGGTAGCGGTCTCGGATCTCCGGCAGCAGCGCCAGCCGGCGCTTCTTCGTCACCACGTTGAGAAAATTCCGCACCGGGCGGCCCGCGCCAATGGCCTCGCAGAGCCGCGCGATCACGCGCATCTTCTGCGGATGCTCGACCACCGGGGAAAGCAGCACAATCCGCAGGTCGCGGCTCGAACGGAAGACTTCGGTGAAACGCGACAGCTCCTCGAGCGCCGCCTCGGCCGCGGCTGCGCCGCCGGCATCCCGCGCGACTTCGAGCAGCGCTTTCGCGTACTGGTTGGCGAGAGCGAGTTCCGCCATTCCGTCCCCCTAGTTCTTCTGGCCCTGCGCGTCGCCGAGCGAGCGGATGAAGCGGTCCACCAGCCGCTCCTGCGCGCCCGCGGCGGCCTCCGCGGCCAGCCGCCCGGCGGCGAGCTCAATGGCCAGGTCCGCGGCCATGGCGCGGAGCTCCTTTCTGGCGTGATCCAGGGCGGAGGCGATCTCAAGCTGCGCCTGCTGCTCCACCTTTTCGAGCAGCCGCTTCGTTTCCTCTTCCATCTGGCGGGCTTCCACCGCCATCTCCTCGGCGGCGCGGCGGCGGAGCGCTTCGATCTCACGCTCCAGCCCGGCCACCTTTTCCTCCACCGCCCGGGTCTGGCGTTCCGTCTCGGCGGCCTTTTTCTGCGCCTGTTCGAGGGATTTCAGGATCTGCTTCTGTTGGCCACCCAGGGCCGGCACGCCAAACTTCGCGATCAGATAGCCGAGGCCGCCGGCGAGGATGGCGAAATTGAACCACTTGTACCAGATGTAAGGGTCGCCGGCGTGCGCCTCGCCGTGGCCGCCGGCTTCCGAGGCAAGAGCCAGCGCCGCGGCGCCGGCCAGCAGGCAGAGCGTGCGGATCATTGCGTCCTCCCGGCGAGCACCATCTTTGTGATCGTTTCCGCCAGCGCCGACGCCTGGGCGCGGAGGGCTTCTCCGGCCTGCGCCGCTTCGGCCGCGATCCGGGCACGGGCCGCCTCCACGCGCTCGCGCGCCCGCTGGCGCGCCTCGGCCAGAGCGGCCGCCTGCCGCGCGGCCATCTGCCTGCGTTCCGCTTCCTGCTGATCGAAGATTTCCGCCTGCGCCTGCCGGAGACTGTCCTCGTATTCGCGCAGCTTCGCCCGCGCGCGTTCCAGCGCCGCCTCGCAGGACTCCAGCACTCCGTCGGTGCGCCGGTGGCGCTCTTCCATCACGCGGTCCAGCGATTCGAAGAGGACTTTCTTGAGGAACCAGTGGAGGGCAATGACGAGGAAAAACGTGGGCAAGGCTCGAACGAGGATGCCTTGCAGGGCATGGAGGATCTGTTCCATCGCGTCGCGTTTCTAGTTCTGAAGCGGCTAGGTTCGGAAGCGGAACCGAGGACCTGAAGGGGCAGCCGACAACGCGCTGGCCCAACAAAAAAGGCTATCACGCTCTGAATCGGGGGGTCAATTGCGGAGGCGCGGCGCGCGGCAGCCGGGGCCTGCGGGTCCCGGCCGCCGGACGAGGATATCCGCCCGATTTCAGGCGCGCACCGGCCGGTCGGTCACGCGGAAGTTCTTTTCGTCGAAGTAGAGCACCTTGCCCTGGCGGTAGCTCATCACCGACATGGTGATGGC
Encoded here:
- the atpH gene encoding ATP synthase subunit delta, yielding MAELALANQYAKALLEVARDAGGAAAAEAALEELSRFTEVFRSSRDLRIVLLSPVVEHPQKMRVIARLCEAIGAGRPVRNFLNVVTKKRRLALLPEIRDRYQALLDEAEGIVRAEVRTALPATDAQKRALEAKLAAVTGGQVRCGYLVDDSLLGGVVVKVGSSVFDGSVRGHLEALRRRLASGS